Proteins encoded together in one Roseibacterium elongatum DSM 19469 window:
- a CDS encoding BMP family protein, producing MSLRTTRRTLMMGAAATLALPAYIRRTNAQTTIRVAGVHASPVENAWNSRIHLAMQEAAASGLIEYEFSEGVAATDYPRAMREYAESGAQLVWGEAYAVEREAREVAADYPETAFLMGSSGAAEGENFGVFGTRNHEAAYLAGMLAGAMSETGTFGSVGGYPIPEVNLLINAFRMGVTEVNPDATFLNGFIGAWFDPARAQEMAIAQIDQGADVLFGERIGTADGAQARGVKAIGSLIDYTPRYPETVFANAIWNYGPTIEAIVADIQAGNPVGRDYTEYSFMQYGGNELIYVADMVPAEAVPAMEAKQAMIQSGEFEVPIDASEPA from the coding sequence ATGTCCCTGAGAACCACCCGCCGCACGCTGATGATGGGGGCCGCCGCCACGCTGGCGCTGCCCGCCTATATCCGCCGCACGAATGCGCAAACCACGATCCGCGTTGCGGGCGTGCATGCCAGCCCCGTGGAAAACGCGTGGAACAGCCGCATCCATCTGGCCATGCAAGAGGCCGCCGCCTCGGGCCTGATCGAGTACGAGTTTTCCGAAGGGGTCGCCGCCACCGACTACCCCCGCGCGATGCGCGAATATGCCGAAAGTGGCGCGCAACTGGTCTGGGGCGAGGCCTATGCCGTCGAGCGCGAGGCGCGCGAAGTGGCCGCCGACTACCCGGAAACGGCCTTCCTCATGGGCTCGTCCGGGGCGGCGGAGGGCGAGAATTTCGGCGTCTTCGGCACCCGCAACCACGAGGCCGCCTATCTGGCCGGCATGCTGGCGGGCGCGATGTCGGAAACCGGCACCTTCGGGTCCGTCGGGGGCTACCCGATCCCCGAGGTGAACCTGCTGATCAACGCCTTCCGCATGGGTGTGACCGAGGTGAACCCCGATGCCACGTTCCTCAACGGCTTCATCGGCGCGTGGTTCGACCCGGCGCGCGCGCAGGAAATGGCCATCGCCCAGATCGACCAGGGCGCGGATGTGCTGTTCGGCGAACGCATCGGCACCGCCGACGGCGCGCAGGCGCGTGGCGTCAAGGCCATCGGCAGCCTGATCGACTATACCCCGCGCTACCCCGAAACGGTCTTTGCCAACGCGATCTGGAACTATGGCCCCACCATCGAGGCCATCGTCGCCGATATCCAGGCGGGCAACCCGGTCGGCCGCGACTATACCGAGTATTCCTTCATGCAATATGGCGGGAACGAGTTGATCTATGTCGCCGACATGGTCCCGGCCGAGGCCGTCCCGGCGATGGAGGCCAAGCAGGCCATGATCCAGTCGGGCGAATTCGAGGTGCCGATCGACGCCAGCGAACCGGCCTGA
- a CDS encoding membrane dipeptidase: protein MAAPHVIDGLQYANWSEKVFRQMRAGGVDAVHVTIAYHEMFRETVLNIEAWNRRFERFPDLICQAFTADDIRAAKAAGRTAIAFGAQTPAPIEDDIGLVEILHRLGLRFMQLTYNNQSLLATGCYEDRDAGLTRMGCEVVAEMNRVGMVVDMSHSAERSTLEAIEHSRRPIAITHANPARWHPARRNKSDTVLRALAETGGMLGVSLYPHHLRGGSRCTLDDFCAMVADTADLMGVARIGIGSDLCQDQPDSVVEWMRVGRWTKKIDYGEGSADAPGFPTMPDFFADNRDFPRLAAGLHAKGFSDAEVAAIMGENWLRFFDDSFGPAA, encoded by the coding sequence ATGGCCGCACCGCATGTCATCGACGGGCTGCAATACGCCAACTGGTCGGAAAAGGTGTTCCGCCAGATGCGGGCGGGCGGCGTCGATGCCGTGCATGTCACCATCGCCTATCACGAGATGTTCCGCGAGACGGTCCTGAACATCGAGGCGTGGAACCGCCGTTTCGAAAGGTTCCCGGACCTGATCTGCCAGGCCTTCACGGCCGACGACATCCGCGCGGCCAAGGCGGCGGGTCGCACCGCCATCGCCTTTGGCGCGCAGACGCCCGCCCCGATCGAAGATGATATCGGGCTGGTCGAGATCCTGCACCGCCTGGGCCTGCGCTTCATGCAACTGACCTATAACAACCAGTCCCTGCTCGCGACCGGCTGCTACGAGGATCGCGACGCGGGCCTGACCCGGATGGGCTGCGAGGTGGTGGCCGAGATGAACCGCGTCGGCATGGTCGTCGACATGAGCCATTCCGCCGAGCGCTCGACGCTCGAGGCGATCGAACACAGCCGCCGCCCCATCGCCATCACCCATGCCAATCCCGCGCGCTGGCACCCCGCCCGGCGCAACAAATCCGACACGGTTCTGCGCGCCCTGGCCGAGACGGGCGGCATGTTGGGGGTCTCCCTCTATCCGCATCACCTGCGCGGCGGCTCGCGGTGCACGCTGGACGATTTCTGCGCAATGGTGGCCGACACAGCCGACCTCATGGGGGTCGCGCGGATCGGGATCGGCAGCGATCTGTGTCAGGACCAGCCCGACAGCGTCGTGGAATGGATGCGCGTCGGCCGCTGGACCAAGAAGATCGACTATGGCGAAGGGTCCGCGGATGCGCCAGGCTTTCCGACGATGCCCGATTTCTTCGCCGACAACCGCGATTTTCCGCGCCTTGCCGCCGGGCTGCACGCCAAGGGGTTTTCAGATGCCGAGGTGGCGGCGATCATGGGCGAGAACTGGCTACGGTTTTTCGACGACAGCTTCGGGCCCGCCGCATGA
- a CDS encoding cytochrome b: MSFKDTPARLSHMTVALHWIIAIAFMAMLAFGLYLEGLPRGPEKGALMGLHKSVGLIILGLAALRILWRLANGMPRPVGHEGKGARLVAGAVHVLLLIGTVMMPVSGILMAVASGSGLDIFGWELVAATRGTEGFVANEALAARAGGMHALGGWVMIGAVGLHIAAAIKHHAVSRDGTLRRMMGRTVGA; this comes from the coding sequence ATGAGTTTCAAGGACACGCCCGCGCGGCTGAGCCACATGACCGTGGCGCTGCATTGGATTATCGCCATCGCTTTCATGGCGATGCTGGCCTTTGGCCTTTATCTCGAGGGGCTGCCGCGCGGGCCTGAAAAGGGCGCGTTGATGGGGCTGCACAAGTCGGTGGGCCTGATCATCCTGGGGCTGGCGGCGCTGCGCATTCTCTGGCGCTTGGCCAATGGCATGCCGCGCCCCGTGGGCCATGAGGGCAAGGGCGCGCGCCTGGTTGCGGGGGCGGTACATGTCCTGCTGCTGATCGGGACGGTGATGATGCCGGTCTCGGGCATCCTGATGGCCGTGGCCAGCGGGTCGGGCCTGGATATCTTCGGCTGGGAACTAGTGGCGGCCACCCGCGGCACCGAGGGCTTTGTCGCGAACGAGGCCCTGGCCGCGCGCGCCGGCGGGATGCACGCGCTTGGCGGCTGGGTGATGATTGGCGCGGTCGGTCTGCATATCGCCGCGGCGATCAAGCACCACGCGGTATCGCGCGACGGCACCTTGCGCCGGATGATGGGCCGCACGGTCGGGGCCTGA
- a CDS encoding VOC family protein: protein MPWSEQQAVIAWYEHLGRDYTVETFDWIGWRGVFTFDPDGNTVELVAKDPDWVAA from the coding sequence GTGCCGTGGTCGGAACAGCAGGCCGTCATCGCCTGGTACGAGCATCTCGGCCGCGACTACACGGTCGAAACCTTCGACTGGATCGGCTGGCGCGGGGTGTTCACCTTCGATCCGGACGGCAATACCGTCGAACTCGTCGCCAAGGACCCCGACTGGGTCGCGGCATGA
- a CDS encoding amidase has product MSDATALAGHIAAGRITARSAMASSHDAAEAQSGLGSVARLLPREVALGMAAAPGPFCGVPMLGKDLGAATQGLVACAGSPALRSRLSDPDEDSPFFARLRAAGALPFGLSTVPEFGFALSAEPPEVLPARNPFDPTRTPGGSSGGAAAAVAGGIVALAHATDAAGSIRVPAACCGLWGLKPSRGALPQGPGFFNNLMGVAGDGVLARSLRDVATAYELTASEARGVSADAAELPLPRRPRIALALAQRCSTADQDAARATAELFAATGCEVMEINAPDALGAKCHALAGRILSLSQAEWLDTLGVPDAEVSPLIAACRARGVAITGTQAFAMTREVAQLSHFGWALFDRCDAILMPILSGPPPEIGHFDFTATDVDAHLAAMEAMAPNAAIANVCGLPALAIPAGMADGLPVGVQLMGPMGSDAALQRLAARIVDALPPIPYPAPIAGMPQ; this is encoded by the coding sequence ATGAGCGACGCCACGGCTTTGGCCGGACATATCGCGGCCGGGCGGATTACCGCCCGGTCTGCCATGGCGTCGAGCCATGACGCCGCCGAGGCCCAATCGGGCCTCGGCTCTGTCGCACGCCTGCTGCCGCGCGAGGTGGCGTTGGGCATGGCCGCCGCGCCCGGCCCGTTTTGCGGCGTGCCCATGCTGGGCAAGGATCTGGGCGCGGCGACGCAGGGTCTTGTGGCTTGCGCCGGGTCGCCCGCCTTGCGGTCGCGTTTAAGCGACCCGGACGAGGACAGCCCGTTTTTCGCCCGCCTGCGCGCAGCGGGCGCCCTGCCCTTTGGCCTTAGCACCGTGCCGGAATTCGGCTTTGCCCTGTCGGCGGAACCGCCCGAGGTGCTGCCCGCGCGCAACCCGTTCGACCCCACCCGCACACCCGGCGGATCGTCTGGCGGCGCGGCGGCGGCGGTCGCGGGCGGCATCGTCGCGCTGGCCCATGCCACCGACGCGGCGGGATCAATCCGCGTGCCTGCCGCCTGTTGCGGGCTGTGGGGGTTGAAACCCTCGCGCGGGGCGCTGCCGCAGGGGCCGGGGTTCTTCAACAACCTCATGGGCGTAGCAGGCGACGGCGTGCTGGCGCGCTCCTTGCGCGACGTGGCCACGGCCTATGAATTGACCGCGAGCGAGGCGCGCGGTGTGTCGGCCGACGCCGCAGAACTTCCACTGCCCAGGCGCCCGCGCATCGCCCTTGCCCTGGCCCAACGATGCAGCACCGCCGACCAGGACGCCGCCCGCGCCACCGCCGAGCTGTTCGCCGCAACCGGCTGCGAAGTGATGGAAATCAACGCCCCCGATGCGCTCGGCGCGAAATGCCATGCGCTTGCGGGCCGCATCCTGTCGCTCAGCCAGGCCGAGTGGCTCGACACCCTCGGCGTGCCCGACGCCGAGGTTTCGCCCCTCATCGCCGCATGCCGCGCGCGCGGCGTGGCAATCACCGGCACGCAAGCCTTTGCCATGACGCGAGAGGTGGCGCAGCTGTCCCATTTCGGATGGGCGCTGTTCGACCGCTGCGACGCGATCCTCATGCCCATCCTGTCCGGCCCGCCGCCCGAGATCGGGCATTTCGACTTCACCGCGACAGATGTCGATGCCCATCTGGCCGCGATGGAAGCCATGGCCCCGAACGCCGCCATCGCCAATGTCTGCGGCCTGCCCGCGCTGGCAATTCCAGCCGGGATGGCCGATGGCTTGCCCGTCGGCGTGCAACTGATGGGGCCGATGGGGTCCGATGCGGCGCTGCAGAGGCTCGCCGCGCGGATCGTTGACGCCCTGCCGCCAATCCCCTACCCCGCCCCCATCGCCGGGATGCCGCAATGA
- a CDS encoding ABC transporter permease — translation MRLERRETVPLALVAGAPLAAVFAALALAAGLILAAGVNPLTAYGEMLRGALGSRLSVTEMLTRATPLILTGLAAAVAFRARLWNIGGEGQFFIGALVTAWIGHSLNLPGPIGVAVLMVCGMVAGALLLAGPAFLRLRFGVDEVVTTLLLNFIVILFVGLMIEGPLRDPLAFGWPQSVPVDGDYRLPDLIARTRLHIGLLFAIAAAGIVWLVLSRTVFGVETRAAGLNARAAAFAGISLPRTIMGVALLSGALAGLAGSVEVMGVTGGVTTTMSPGFGYAGIVVAMLAALHPAGVVAAAIFVATVFVGADAMSRATGVPSFIADVIVALSLLTMLVALLFTTYRIRR, via the coding sequence ATGCGGCTTGAAAGACGCGAAACCGTGCCCCTGGCGCTGGTCGCCGGGGCGCCGCTGGCCGCCGTTTTCGCCGCGCTGGCGCTGGCGGCGGGGTTGATCCTTGCGGCAGGGGTGAACCCGTTGACCGCCTACGGCGAGATGCTGCGCGGCGCGCTCGGCTCGCGCCTGTCGGTGACCGAGATGTTGACGCGCGCCACGCCCCTGATCCTGACCGGGCTGGCCGCCGCCGTCGCGTTTCGCGCCCGGCTTTGGAATATCGGCGGCGAGGGGCAGTTCTTCATCGGGGCGCTGGTGACGGCATGGATCGGCCATTCGCTGAACCTGCCCGGGCCGATCGGCGTGGCCGTTCTGATGGTCTGCGGCATGGTGGCGGGCGCGCTGCTGCTGGCAGGGCCTGCGTTTTTGCGGCTGCGCTTCGGCGTGGACGAGGTGGTGACGACGCTCTTGCTGAACTTCATCGTGATCCTGTTCGTCGGCCTGATGATCGAGGGGCCGTTGCGCGACCCGCTGGCCTTTGGCTGGCCGCAATCGGTGCCGGTGGATGGCGATTACCGCCTGCCCGACCTGATCGCGCGCACGCGGCTGCATATCGGGTTGCTTTTCGCCATTGCCGCCGCCGGGATCGTCTGGCTGGTGCTGTCGCGCACCGTCTTTGGCGTCGAGACGCGCGCGGCCGGCCTGAACGCGCGCGCCGCCGCCTTTGCCGGGATATCCTTGCCGCGCACGATCATGGGAGTGGCACTGCTGTCGGGGGCGCTGGCGGGGCTGGCGGGGTCGGTCGAGGTGATGGGCGTCACCGGCGGCGTGACCACCACCATGTCGCCGGGCTTCGGCTATGCGGGGATCGTGGTGGCGATGCTGGCCGCGCTGCACCCCGCGGGCGTTGTGGCGGCGGCGATCTTTGTCGCCACCGTGTTCGTCGGCGCCGACGCCATGAGCCGCGCGACCGGCGTGCCCAGCTTCATCGCCGACGTGATCGTGGCGCTGTCGCTGTTAACCATGCTGGTTGCGCTGCTGTTCACCACATACAGGATCCGCCGATGA
- a CDS encoding ABC transporter permease: MTEALELLLNTSLWAAVLRIATPLIFGVLGALLCERAGVLNLGIEGIMTMGAMVGWLTVYLGGDLWMGLAVAATAGAVMGLLHATLTVPLGLSQHVSGLGITLFASALAYYLYRLIVTVGETPPTITPFQPLDIPGLSDIPGIGPVLFGQTAPTYLALLAVGVMAYVLTRTPLGLAIRMTGENPHAVEAQGLNPIRIRIGAVMAGSALMGLGGAFLTTAAFNSFFPEMVQGRGWICIALVVFASWRPGKALIGALLFAFFDAYQLRLQTVVEGVPYQLFLMAPYVLSIVALVLVARRAEVPEALMTPYRRGER; this comes from the coding sequence ATGACCGAAGCGCTGGAGCTCTTGCTGAACACCTCTCTCTGGGCTGCCGTGCTGCGCATCGCCACGCCGCTGATCTTTGGCGTTCTGGGCGCGCTCTTGTGCGAACGCGCGGGCGTGCTGAACCTCGGGATCGAGGGGATCATGACAATGGGCGCGATGGTGGGCTGGCTGACGGTCTATCTGGGCGGCGATCTGTGGATGGGGCTGGCCGTGGCGGCGACGGCGGGCGCGGTGATGGGCCTGCTGCACGCGACGCTGACCGTGCCCTTGGGTCTGTCGCAGCATGTCTCGGGCCTGGGCATCACGCTGTTCGCCTCGGCGCTGGCCTATTACCTCTATCGCCTGATCGTCACGGTGGGCGAGACGCCGCCCACGATCACGCCGTTCCAGCCACTGGACATTCCCGGCCTGTCGGACATCCCCGGCATCGGGCCGGTCCTCTTCGGGCAGACGGCCCCGACCTATCTGGCGCTGCTGGCGGTGGGGGTCATGGCCTATGTGCTGACGCGCACGCCGCTGGGTCTGGCCATCCGCATGACTGGCGAAAACCCCCACGCGGTCGAGGCCCAGGGGCTGAACCCGATCCGCATCCGCATCGGCGCGGTGATGGCGGGCTCGGCCCTGATGGGGCTGGGCGGGGCCTTCCTGACCACGGCGGCGTTCAACTCGTTCTTTCCCGAGATGGTGCAGGGGCGCGGCTGGATCTGCATCGCGCTGGTGGTGTTCGCCAGTTGGCGGCCGGGCAAGGCGCTGATCGGCGCCCTCTTGTTCGCGTTTTTCGACGCCTACCAGTTGCGCCTGCAAACGGTGGTCGAGGGCGTGCCCTACCAGTTGTTCCTGATGGCGCCCTACGTGCTGTCCATCGTCGCGCTGGTGCTGGTGGCCCGTCGGGCCGAGGTGCCCGAGGCGCTGATGACCCCCTATCGCCGGGGCGAGCGCTGA
- a CDS encoding ABC transporter ATP-binding protein, whose protein sequence is MTPVLDLDHITKRFGALTANDEVSLSLAKGEILALLGENGAGKTTLMNILFGHYAADAGDVRVFGEALPPGKPRAAIEAGVGMVHQHFTLAGNLSVLENVMLGSEPLSRLRSGRAAARAKLMAISERFGLPVVPEAKVARLSVGERQRVEILKALYRDARILILDEPTAVLARPEAQRLFETLRGMTEGGLSIIFISHKLHEVMAASDRVAVLRGGRMVAERQTARTNPAELAELMVGRKVERPVRHDHGIGAPVLRAEGVSVVDEGETRLDTVDFTVHAGEILGIVGVSGNGQGALGALLSGLAHPAAGRLSLDGADVGHLGPRGLIRAGAARVPEDRHAEGAVGEMSVWENAVLERLRTADFSSRGFVRQAAARAHASDLIRRFDVRGATPDTRIRLLSGGNMQKLILGRCLATGPKFILANQPTRGLDEGAIAAVHEELLAARAEGAAILLISEELEEAVALSDRIQAIVKGRLSKPIPSDKADARRLGLMMAGVWEETDAA, encoded by the coding sequence ATGACCCCTGTTCTGGACCTCGACCACATCACCAAGCGCTTTGGCGCGCTGACCGCCAATGACGAAGTGTCGCTGTCATTGGCCAAGGGTGAGATCCTTGCCCTGTTGGGGGAAAACGGCGCGGGCAAGACGACGCTGATGAACATCCTTTTCGGCCATTACGCGGCAGACGCGGGCGACGTGCGTGTCTTTGGAGAAGCGCTCCCCCCCGGCAAGCCCCGCGCGGCGATCGAGGCCGGTGTCGGCATGGTCCACCAGCATTTCACACTTGCCGGCAACCTGAGCGTTCTGGAGAACGTCATGCTGGGGTCGGAACCGCTGTCGCGCCTGCGGTCGGGCCGTGCGGCGGCGCGGGCGAAACTGATGGCGATTTCCGAGCGCTTCGGCCTGCCGGTGGTGCCCGAGGCCAAGGTGGCGCGCCTGTCGGTGGGCGAGCGTCAGCGCGTCGAAATCCTCAAGGCGCTCTATCGCGACGCGCGCATCCTGATCCTGGACGAGCCGACAGCCGTTCTGGCCCGCCCCGAGGCGCAGCGCCTGTTCGAAACCCTGCGCGGCATGACCGAGGGCGGGCTGTCGATCATCTTCATCAGCCACAAGCTGCACGAGGTGATGGCCGCTTCGGACCGGGTGGCGGTGCTGCGCGGGGGCCGCATGGTGGCCGAGCGCCAGACCGCCCGTACCAACCCGGCGGAACTGGCCGAGTTGATGGTGGGCCGCAAGGTCGAACGCCCCGTGCGTCACGATCACGGCATCGGCGCGCCGGTGTTGCGCGCCGAGGGTGTCAGTGTTGTCGACGAGGGCGAAACGCGGTTGGATACGGTCGATTTCACCGTCCATGCCGGCGAGATCCTCGGCATCGTGGGTGTGTCCGGCAATGGGCAGGGTGCGCTCGGCGCGCTTCTGTCGGGGCTGGCGCATCCGGCCGCGGGGCGGCTGTCGCTTGACGGCGCGGATGTGGGGCATCTGGGGCCGCGCGGCCTGATCCGGGCCGGGGCCGCCCGCGTCCCCGAGGATCGCCATGCCGAGGGCGCGGTGGGCGAGATGAGCGTCTGGGAGAACGCCGTTCTGGAACGGCTGCGCACGGCGGATTTTTCCTCTCGCGGCTTCGTCAGGCAGGCCGCCGCCCGCGCCCATGCCAGCGACCTGATCCGGCGCTTCGACGTTCGTGGGGCCACGCCCGACACGCGCATCCGCCTGCTCTCGGGCGGGAACATGCAAAAGCTGATCCTGGGCCGATGCCTTGCGACGGGGCCGAAGTTCATCCTGGCCAACCAGCCAACGCGCGGCCTGGACGAAGGGGCCATCGCCGCGGTGCATGAGGAATTGCTGGCCGCCCGCGCCGAGGGCGCGGCGATCCTGCTGATCTCGGAAGAGCTGGAAGAGGCCGTGGCCCTGTCGGATCGCATCCAGGCCATCGTGAAGGGGCGGTTGTCAAAACCCATCCCCTCGGACAAGGCGGATGCGCGGCGCCTCGGCCTGATGATGGCCGGCGTGTGGGAGGAAACCGATGCGGCTTGA
- a CDS encoding amidohydrolase family protein gives MLDLIITGARLPDRAGTVDIGIKGDRIADIAPHIAAEAPEVIDAGGRLVAPPFVDPHFHMDATLSLGLPRLNVSGTLLEGIALWGELKPLLTPEAVIARALKYCDLAVAQGLLSIRSHVDVSTAPLVGVEALLEVRKQVAPYIDLQLVAFPQDGLFRAEGAEENLLRALDMGVDVVGGIPHFERTMEDGARSVKRLCQIAAERDLRIDLHCDESDDPMSRHVETLAAEATRLGLGDRVVASHVTAMHSYDNYYASKLIPLIAESGMNVVPNPLINITLQGRSDTYPRRRGLTRVAELRAAGVNVAFGQDCTMDPWYPLGSADMLEVAHMGIHAAPMTSREAMGWAFDSVTLGGAAAMGLPDPTLRVGGPANMVVLQARDKIEAVRLKATRLAVIKHGRILARTAPRVAALSLPDRPMRLDPADYAPPEQK, from the coding sequence ATGCTGGATCTGATCATCACGGGCGCCCGCCTGCCCGACCGGGCGGGCACGGTCGATATCGGGATCAAGGGCGATCGAATCGCCGATATCGCCCCGCATATCGCGGCCGAGGCCCCCGAGGTGATCGACGCGGGCGGGCGGCTTGTGGCCCCGCCCTTTGTCGACCCGCATTTCCACATGGATGCCACGCTCAGCCTTGGGCTGCCTCGCCTGAACGTCTCGGGCACCTTGTTGGAAGGCATCGCGCTCTGGGGCGAGTTGAAGCCGCTGCTGACGCCCGAGGCCGTGATCGCGCGCGCGTTGAAATACTGCGATCTGGCCGTGGCGCAGGGGCTCCTTTCCATCCGGTCCCATGTCGATGTCTCGACCGCGCCGCTGGTGGGCGTCGAGGCCCTGCTGGAGGTCCGCAAACAGGTCGCCCCCTACATCGACCTGCAACTGGTGGCTTTTCCGCAAGACGGCTTGTTCCGCGCCGAGGGCGCCGAAGAGAACCTGTTGCGCGCGCTGGACATGGGCGTTGACGTGGTGGGCGGCATCCCCCATTTCGAGCGCACGATGGAGGATGGCGCGCGGTCGGTGAAACGCCTGTGCCAGATCGCGGCCGAGCGTGATTTGCGCATCGATCTGCATTGCGACGAAAGCGACGATCCGATGTCGCGCCACGTGGAAACCTTGGCCGCCGAGGCGACGCGCCTGGGGCTGGGGGATCGCGTGGTGGCCAGCCATGTCACCGCGATGCATTCCTACGACAATTACTATGCGTCCAAGCTGATCCCCCTGATCGCGGAATCAGGCATGAACGTGGTGCCGAACCCGTTGATCAACATCACGCTGCAGGGCCGATCCGACACCTACCCCCGTCGGCGCGGCCTGACCCGCGTGGCCGAGTTGCGCGCAGCGGGCGTCAATGTCGCCTTCGGGCAGGATTGCACCATGGACCCGTGGTATCCGCTGGGCTCGGCCGACATGCTGGAGGTCGCGCATATGGGCATCCATGCCGCGCCCATGACCTCGCGCGAGGCGATGGGATGGGCGTTCGACAGCGTCACGCTTGGGGGCGCTGCGGCCATGGGCCTGCCCGACCCGACCCTGCGCGTGGGCGGCCCGGCGAACATGGTCGTGCTGCAGGCCCGCGACAAGATCGAGGCCGTGCGCCTCAAGGCCACGCGCCTTGCCGTCATCAAGCACGGGCGCATCCTTGCCCGCACCGCGCCGCGCGTGGCCGCGCTGTCGCTGCCCGACCGCCCGATGCGGCTCGACCCTGCCGACTACGCGCCGCCCGAACAGAAATAA
- a CDS encoding VOC family protein has product MAKRNFKVRALGEIAIRCRDMPAMVAFYRDVVGLEPIREPEGQPIVFFRIAEGLAGIRRFWRCFATISRARDARAGARPRLRPARDPRCIISR; this is encoded by the coding sequence ATGGCAAAACGGAATTTCAAGGTACGCGCCCTGGGCGAGATCGCCATTCGCTGCCGCGACATGCCGGCCATGGTCGCATTCTACCGCGACGTGGTCGGGCTGGAGCCGATCCGCGAGCCCGAGGGGCAGCCGATCGTCTTTTTCCGCATCGCCGAAGGGTTGGCGGGCATACGGCGGTTCTGGCGCTGTTTCGCCACGATATCGAGGGCGCGGGACGCACGCGCGGGGGCGCGGCCCCGCCTGCGACCGGCGCGGGATCCTCGCTGCATCATATCGCGCTGA
- a CDS encoding DUF3726 domain-containing protein — MTDISRTLSEIRATATRAARGAGCAWGMAEEAGLAVHVLERHGMPGVAVLAALFDTPRACACFGLDAPVPLPACGLSAMVALSDHLPSLTVPTGQVAAPLLLAAPLLLRGANGGGAYRLAWAGASVICAPGGAVATGDLAAPMASEVRLTMTQPPDRVTPPDWRARPVGAEDWARLEALTARTYVPDSATSRAAGAGPDAGDTD, encoded by the coding sequence ATGACCGACATCAGCCGCACCCTGTCCGAGATCCGCGCCACGGCCACACGGGCCGCGCGCGGCGCAGGCTGTGCCTGGGGCATGGCCGAAGAGGCCGGTCTGGCCGTGCATGTCCTGGAACGCCACGGGATGCCGGGTGTGGCGGTGCTCGCCGCGCTGTTTGATACCCCGCGCGCCTGCGCCTGTTTCGGTCTGGACGCGCCGGTGCCCCTGCCGGCCTGCGGTCTGTCGGCGATGGTGGCCCTGTCCGACCATTTGCCGTCGCTGACCGTGCCAACGGGGCAGGTGGCCGCGCCGCTGCTGCTGGCAGCCCCCTTGCTCTTGCGGGGTGCAAACGGGGGCGGGGCCTATCGGCTGGCCTGGGCCGGTGCCTCGGTCATCTGCGCGCCGGGCGGGGCCGTGGCGACGGGCGACCTTGCGGCCCCGATGGCCAGCGAGGTCAGGCTGACAATGACGCAGCCCCCCGATCGCGTCACGCCGCCCGATTGGCGCGCGCGCCCTGTCGGGGCGGAGGACTGGGCGCGCCTGGAGGCCTTGACCGCGCGGACCTACGTGCCCGACAGCGCGACCTCGCGCGCGGCCGGGGCCGGTCCGGACGCGGGCGATACCGACTGA